The following is a genomic window from Malus sylvestris chromosome 7, drMalSylv7.2, whole genome shotgun sequence.
AATTAACAAACTGGTATTTGAACGAACAGTTACATTTGTGTGGAGACTGTTGATGTTAAGCATACCTTAAGTCTATGCCCCAGCTGAAGGTAGGTAGTTAGTGTTGGACAGTATGCTACGTACGGTCGATAGCTCAGTTGACTTAAAGTTGGTTAATTGAACATTTGTTTCGTATCTGTTTGAACTGTGCTTTTCTTACCTATTCAGTCGATCCATTAGAACATACAATCCAAATGGCCTCTTCTATCTTTTATATGGATACATTAGTTATTCATATGCTTTGATTCTTGATTAATGTTTTTGTGATCGTTGATATATATACTTCTGATTTCACAGACTTGGAACATACGTTTACGGCAAGTACAGTTGACTGGGGCCTTACATCATTCATTCCTCTAAGTGAGCTTCATCGCCACGATAAAGGGTACCTGGTCAATGACGTATGTGTTGTTGAAGTTGAAGTTTCAGTTCGTAACGGTATTAAAATTTTAGAAGACCAAGAAACTGGTGAGCTTATGGATTTCAGGGGTTTAGTGCGAGTAGGAAAAAATTTTGTTCCAATGTTGGAGGAAGTGTGTTCGTTGTATCCTTCTTTGATTGAGTGCCAGATGAAGAGGAGTCGTACGTTTGTTCAATGTGCATTCACAGCTCTGGGCCGAGTCTTGCATTTCCTGAAGACTACAAAAGCCAAGGATATGAACGCTGATGCTTGTCAACGTCTTCAACTGTTATGGGAGGAGCTTGAGGCCTTCAAATTTGACTTGGCTTGGCTGGAGCCTCATGTTCAATCTGTTTTTGGCATGACGAAAAAGGTAGGAATAGTGAATAGACTGAAAGAAGATGTCGATGTTTTGGATAACGAAATAAAGACGCGACGGGCTATCTTAGCGGACGCAGAAGCCGAGCTTGAGGTAGCAAAAAGAAATTTGGCAGAGGCAGAAGAAGAGTACTTCAGCAAGATAGATATGGATAGTGAGCTAGGTTATCCGTTAGCTTAATTTACGGTAGAATTTTCTCTCAGATATATAATAATGATCCCTCAGACAAATTTATGCAGTGCATGCAAATATGTAGTAGAACTTGGAGTGCTATGAAGTTTAAAACAAATCTAGCTCTGAATTTAAATTGTACCATATTTTCGTTTGTTTGTCTGGGGACTGTTTCATGTCATGTTCTTT
Proteins encoded in this region:
- the LOC126629051 gene encoding MATH domain and coiled-coil domain-containing protein At3g58250-like, with protein sequence MTDSLVARMIKKVEEEDLVSGTFTWRVDNFSQLKKYQHYSEVFVIGGYKWRMLIYARGNNVDCLSVYLDVAEASTLPYGWNRYTKFKLTLVDQFDTNKSITKDLEHTFTASTVDWGLTSFIPLSELHRHDKGYLVNDVCVVEVEVSVRNGIKILEDQETGELMDFRGLVRVGKNFVPMLEEVCSLYPSLIECQMKRSRTFVQCAFTALGRVLHFLKTTKAKDMNADACQRLQLLWEELEAFKFDLAWLEPHVQSVFGMTKKVGIVNRLKEDVDVLDNEIKTRRAILADAEAELEVAKRNLAEAEEEYFSKIDMDSELGYPLA